The Gemmatimonadota bacterium genome has a segment encoding these proteins:
- a CDS encoding acyl-CoA carboxylase subunit beta gives MTDIQARLDDLHHRQALSEQGGGADRIAQQHKKGKLSARERLDLLLDPGSFVELDRFVTHRATEFGIEQNRPLGDGVVTGWGRVDGRLIYVFSQDFTVFGGSLSETHAAKICKVMELALRNGAPMIGLNDSGGARIQEGVASLGGYADIFLRNTLASGVVPQISAILGPCAGGAVYSPAITDFVFMVRGVSYMFVTGPNVVKTVTHEDVSFDDLGGADVHAETSGVAHFVHASEAECLAAIRELIGYLPSNNVDDPPALAVSDPVDRREERLLELIPESASTPYDMHEVLRLVVDDGKFFEVMPAFAGNILTGFARLGGRSVGVVANQPAILAGVLDISSSVKAARFIRFCDAFNIPIVTFVDVPGFLPGVGQEHGGIIRHGAKLLYAYCEATVPKLTVITRKAYGGAYDVMSSKHIRGDLNLAWPTAEIAVMGPKGAVEILYKEEIAKAADPAAEAAAKTSAYTDAFATPYQAAARGYIDDVIDPRDTRPRLIDALQTLGAKRDRNPPKKHGCIPL, from the coding sequence ATGACAGACATTCAGGCGCGCCTCGACGATCTGCACCATCGCCAGGCCCTCAGCGAACAGGGCGGGGGTGCCGACCGCATCGCCCAGCAGCACAAGAAGGGGAAGCTGTCGGCCCGCGAACGGCTCGACCTGCTCCTCGACCCAGGCTCCTTCGTGGAGCTCGATCGCTTCGTGACCCATCGCGCGACCGAGTTCGGTATCGAGCAGAATCGTCCACTGGGTGATGGTGTGGTGACTGGGTGGGGTCGGGTCGATGGTCGGCTGATCTATGTCTTCTCGCAGGATTTCACGGTATTCGGGGGCTCGCTCTCCGAAACGCACGCGGCGAAGATCTGCAAGGTGATGGAACTCGCCCTCCGGAACGGCGCGCCGATGATCGGCCTCAATGACTCGGGTGGGGCGCGCATCCAGGAAGGCGTGGCATCGCTCGGCGGATATGCCGACATCTTCCTGCGCAACACGCTGGCCTCCGGCGTGGTGCCTCAGATTTCCGCGATCCTTGGGCCTTGTGCGGGTGGCGCCGTCTATTCGCCTGCCATCACCGATTTCGTCTTCATGGTGCGCGGCGTCAGCTACATGTTCGTGACCGGCCCCAACGTCGTGAAGACGGTGACACACGAGGACGTCAGCTTTGATGACCTCGGCGGCGCCGATGTCCACGCCGAGACGTCAGGCGTCGCGCACTTCGTGCACGCTTCCGAAGCCGAGTGTCTCGCGGCGATTCGTGAATTGATCGGCTACCTCCCGTCGAACAACGTCGATGATCCCCCAGCGCTTGCAGTCTCCGACCCCGTCGATCGCCGCGAGGAACGACTCCTCGAACTGATTCCGGAGAGCGCCAGCACCCCCTACGATATGCACGAGGTGCTCCGCCTGGTGGTCGACGATGGCAAGTTCTTCGAGGTGATGCCGGCCTTCGCAGGCAACATCCTCACCGGCTTCGCACGCCTCGGGGGCCGCTCGGTGGGCGTGGTCGCCAACCAGCCCGCCATCCTGGCCGGTGTGCTCGACATCTCCTCCTCGGTCAAGGCGGCCCGGTTCATCCGGTTCTGTGATGCCTTCAACATTCCCATCGTCACCTTCGTGGATGTCCCCGGCTTCCTGCCGGGGGTGGGCCAGGAACATGGCGGGATCATTCGGCACGGGGCGAAGCTGCTTTATGCCTATTGCGAGGCAACCGTTCCAAAGCTCACCGTTATCACGCGAAAGGCTTACGGCGGGGCGTACGACGTGATGAGTTCGAAGCACATTCGCGGCGACCTCAACCTCGCGTGGCCGACGGCCGAGATCGCGGTGATGGGGCCGAAGGGGGCGGTGGAGATCCTCTACAAGGAAGAGATTGCCAAGGCGGCCGACCCCGCGGCGGAAGCGGCGGCCAAGACGTCGGCCTATACCGACGCCTTTGCGACCCCCTACCAGGCGGCGGCGCGTGGTTACATTGATGATGTCATCGATCCCCGGGACACTCGGCCCCGCCTGATTGATGCACTGCAGACCCTCGGCGCCAAGCGCGACCGGAACCCGCCCAAGAAACACGGATGCATTCCACTCTGA
- a CDS encoding PAS domain S-box protein — translation MNTPLPGSGASSPPPGENWGRWNALTVLGLVLLMALSRGGALKVHGPVALMGMVLVVSGTWALLSVRRHDRHLRAALALDEERLRRTIDDAPIGLALVGLDGRFHRVNATLCQIAGYSSEELLQKRFHDITIAEDLPGDVTLLERTLAGEIPGYTLEKHYRHRDGHPVPIELHVSLVRGMHDEPQHFISQVVDLTERRRSEAALRQSEREFATLARNADDQIIRYDAEDRYLYANPAALAIVRRDLADVVGRSHAELGIPPAVAAEWQERNAEVRARRETVEREVSVPRPEGQRIFASKATPEYDSSGRMTSILVVARDVTDARRAEAALRRQEARFAALVEDADDPIVRYDGQLRIAYMNNAMGRVIGRPAVSTVGQPVGAFTPDPLLKAQWMAKVGEVFNSGQSDSFDFSMHTADGSYRRFACRFTAELGSDGRPVGVFAIARDFTAQHLIETTLRHRDEELSALLKSAEDVISTFDRSCRHIFVNSSVKLATGFPPEHFIGRTLTEAGMPRPLVEQWEREITTVFESGKPASAEFAFPSPVGLLHVLSRLSPIRDADGNVESVLVISRNLTEKKRAELEREELLEKLTRSQAAVKTLKGLLPTCAWCHKIRDERGEWEQMESYISRKTDAEFSHGLCPSCAVTVLETP, via the coding sequence ATGAATACCCCTCTTCCGGGCTCGGGAGCGTCATCCCCACCGCCAGGCGAGAACTGGGGGCGCTGGAACGCGCTCACGGTTCTCGGACTCGTCCTTCTGATGGCCCTCTCGCGCGGGGGGGCCCTCAAGGTGCATGGCCCCGTCGCCCTGATGGGGATGGTCCTGGTCGTTTCGGGCACCTGGGCGCTGTTGTCCGTCCGGCGGCACGATCGTCATCTTCGCGCGGCGCTTGCACTCGACGAAGAGCGGCTCCGGCGGACGATCGACGACGCTCCGATCGGCTTGGCGCTCGTGGGGCTGGACGGCCGCTTTCATCGGGTCAACGCCACGCTCTGTCAGATCGCGGGCTACAGCTCCGAGGAGCTGCTGCAGAAGCGTTTTCACGACATCACCATCGCCGAGGACCTCCCGGGCGACGTGACACTCCTCGAGCGCACCCTGGCCGGTGAGATCCCGGGCTACACCCTCGAAAAGCACTATCGCCACCGGGACGGACATCCCGTCCCGATCGAGTTGCACGTGTCGCTCGTGCGTGGAATGCACGACGAGCCACAGCACTTCATCTCGCAGGTCGTCGACCTCACCGAGCGACGCCGCAGTGAAGCGGCACTCCGGCAGAGTGAACGCGAATTCGCCACGCTGGCGCGCAATGCCGACGACCAGATCATCCGGTATGATGCCGAGGATCGCTATCTCTACGCCAATCCTGCGGCGCTCGCCATCGTCCGTCGCGACCTGGCCGACGTCGTCGGACGCTCGCACGCGGAGCTGGGCATTCCTCCCGCCGTTGCTGCCGAGTGGCAGGAGCGGAACGCCGAAGTGCGTGCCCGCCGCGAGACCGTGGAACGCGAAGTCAGTGTGCCACGCCCTGAGGGCCAGCGCATCTTCGCGTCGAAGGCCACGCCGGAATACGACAGCTCCGGACGGATGACGTCGATCCTGGTCGTCGCGCGGGACGTGACCGATGCGCGTCGTGCCGAAGCGGCACTGCGCCGCCAGGAAGCTCGTTTCGCGGCCCTCGTGGAGGATGCCGACGATCCCATCGTGCGCTACGACGGGCAGCTCCGCATCGCTTACATGAACAACGCCATGGGCCGCGTGATTGGCCGGCCCGCCGTGAGCACGGTCGGGCAGCCTGTGGGAGCCTTCACACCGGACCCGCTCCTCAAGGCACAGTGGATGGCCAAGGTCGGCGAAGTATTCAACTCTGGCCAGAGCGACTCGTTCGATTTTTCGATGCACACCGCCGATGGGTCATACCGGCGCTTCGCCTGCCGCTTCACGGCAGAACTCGGGAGCGATGGCCGGCCGGTTGGTGTCTTCGCGATCGCCCGCGACTTCACTGCACAACACCTGATCGAGACGACCCTGCGTCACCGCGACGAGGAACTGTCGGCGCTGCTCAAGAGCGCCGAAGATGTGATCTCGACCTTTGATCGCTCGTGTCGCCATATCTTCGTCAACTCCTCGGTAAAGCTCGCCACCGGCTTTCCGCCGGAGCACTTCATCGGTCGCACCCTGACCGAAGCCGGTATGCCGCGGCCGCTGGTCGAGCAGTGGGAGAGGGAGATCACTACGGTTTTCGAGAGCGGCAAGCCTGCCTCGGCCGAATTCGCCTTCCCTTCCCCGGTTGGCCTGCTCCACGTCCTCTCGCGGCTTTCACCGATCCGGGATGCCGACGGGAACGTGGAGTCCGTGCTGGTGATTTCGCGCAACCTGACCGAGAAGAAACGGGCCGAACTGGAGCGCGAGGAGCTGCTCGAGAAGCTGACTCGAAGCCAGGCCGCCGTGAAGACCCTCAAGGGCTTGCTGCCGACCTGCGCCTGGTGTCACAAGATTCGCGATGAGCGTGGCGAGTGGGAACAGATGGAGAGCTACATCTCGCGAAAGACGGACGCCGAGTTCAGTCACGGACTCTGTCCGTCGTGCGCGGTCACGGTCCTCGAGACACCCTAG
- a CDS encoding 30S ribosomal protein S1 — protein MSDTMTTDETPTSAAIPFATPTGLRVRADLYDEDYSNDEYETMLALYEGTMSQIAEGEIVKSKVLRVTENAVILDVGFKSEGSVPLDEFKDPQNLQVGDEVEVFLEHLEDQEGAVVLSKKKADFMRVWEKIRMAHESDQPVEGTLMKKIKGGVVVNLMGVDAFLPGSQIALRRVPNIDELLGSTYEFKIIKLNKRRRNIVVSRRVILENERAHKREHLMKELEVGQVRKGIVKNITDFGAFIDLGGVDGLLHITDMSYGRVSHPSELVGIGREVEVKILDIDWQRERISLGMKQLQSYPWQNVAEKYPVGSRVQGKVVSITNYGAFVELEPGIEGLVHISEMSWTRNVRHPSKIVSIGETIDAVVLKVDESEEKISLGMKQTEQDPWMILPLKYPVGTRISGKVRNLTSFGAFVEIEPGIDGLIHISDMSWTKRVQHPSEVVKKGDGVDVIILNIDSDNKRISLGLKQATDDPWLTIGEKLPVGTELRATVLRPVDKGIVLDLGNDIEGFAPVSQMGIGQEQNPEDAVVLQQQVIVRILEVDPIHHRVVVAIIEYPEDGIPSPEQVAAAVAEAARAAEAAKAAEDNGE, from the coding sequence ATGTCTGATACCATGACCACCGACGAGACCCCGACTTCCGCCGCGATTCCGTTCGCGACGCCTACCGGCCTGCGCGTGCGCGCCGACCTGTACGACGAAGACTATTCCAACGACGAATACGAGACGATGCTCGCCCTGTACGAAGGGACGATGTCGCAGATCGCCGAGGGAGAGATCGTCAAGTCGAAGGTGCTCCGCGTCACCGAGAATGCCGTCATCCTCGACGTCGGCTTCAAGTCGGAAGGCTCGGTCCCGCTCGACGAGTTCAAGGACCCGCAGAATCTCCAGGTCGGCGATGAGGTCGAGGTCTTCCTCGAGCACCTCGAAGACCAGGAAGGCGCGGTCGTCCTCTCGAAGAAGAAGGCCGACTTCATGCGCGTCTGGGAGAAGATCCGGATGGCGCACGAGTCCGATCAGCCGGTCGAGGGCACCCTGATGAAGAAGATCAAGGGTGGTGTCGTGGTGAACCTGATGGGCGTTGATGCCTTCCTCCCCGGCTCGCAGATCGCACTGCGCCGGGTGCCGAACATTGACGAACTCCTCGGCTCGACCTACGAGTTCAAGATCATCAAGCTCAACAAGCGCCGGCGCAACATCGTCGTCTCGCGCCGTGTCATACTGGAGAACGAGCGGGCGCACAAGCGCGAGCACCTGATGAAGGAGCTCGAAGTCGGTCAGGTCCGGAAGGGCATCGTCAAGAACATCACCGATTTCGGTGCATTCATCGATCTCGGCGGCGTCGACGGCCTGCTCCACATCACCGACATGTCGTACGGTCGCGTCTCGCATCCGAGCGAGCTGGTCGGCATCGGCCGCGAAGTCGAAGTCAAGATCCTCGACATCGACTGGCAGCGTGAGCGCATTTCGCTCGGGATGAAGCAGCTCCAGTCCTACCCGTGGCAGAACGTGGCCGAGAAGTATCCGGTCGGTTCGCGCGTGCAGGGCAAGGTGGTCTCGATCACCAACTACGGCGCCTTCGTCGAGCTGGAGCCGGGCATTGAAGGCCTGGTGCACATCTCCGAGATGAGCTGGACCCGCAACGTCCGTCATCCGTCGAAGATTGTCTCCATCGGTGAGACGATCGACGCGGTGGTGCTCAAGGTCGACGAGAGCGAAGAGAAGATCTCGCTCGGCATGAAGCAGACCGAGCAGGACCCGTGGATGATCCTCCCGCTCAAGTACCCGGTCGGCACCCGCATCTCGGGCAAGGTCCGCAACCTGACTTCGTTCGGCGCGTTCGTCGAAATCGAGCCGGGCATCGACGGCCTGATCCACATCTCGGACATGTCGTGGACCAAGCGCGTGCAGCATCCGTCGGAAGTCGTCAAGAAGGGCGATGGCGTTGATGTCATCATCCTCAACATCGATTCCGACAACAAGCGCATCTCGCTCGGCCTGAAGCAGGCGACCGATGATCCGTGGCTCACGATCGGCGAGAAGCTGCCGGTCGGCACCGAGCTCCGGGCCACCGTGCTCCGCCCGGTCGACAAGGGCATCGTGCTCGATCTCGGCAACGACATCGAAGGCTTCGCCCCGGTCTCGCAGATGGGTATCGGCCAGGAACAGAATCCGGAAGATGCGGTCGTCCTGCAGCAGCAGGTGATCGTCCGGATCCTCGAAGTCGATCCGATCCATCACCGCGTGGTGGTGGCGATCATCGAATACCCGGAAGACGGCATCCCGTCGCCCGAGCAGGTCGCGGCCGCTGTGGCCGAAGCCGCTCGTGCAGCGGAAGCGGCGAAGGCCGCCGAGGACAACGGCGAGTAA
- the cmk gene encoding (d)CMP kinase → MTAVRVVAIDGPSASGKSSTGAAVAARLGLTHVDTGALYRALAWVSLEEGTEDPERILRAAIKAGIALEHIGGALEVRAAGRDIDQILRTPEVSAGASRVAGHPLLRDWVNQQLRSGVAAAGGAVLDGRDIGSVVFPDAPLKVFLTASPEARALRRLLQRGDQVDAGQLLREAATLAERDRRDAARPVAPLVQAPDAVLVDSTALTLGQQVERIVGLARDRGLLPA, encoded by the coding sequence GTGACCGCCGTTCGCGTGGTGGCGATCGATGGGCCGTCCGCGTCAGGCAAATCGAGCACAGGCGCGGCAGTCGCGGCCCGGCTCGGCCTGACCCACGTCGATACCGGCGCTCTCTATCGGGCTCTCGCCTGGGTGTCGCTGGAAGAAGGGACCGAGGATCCCGAGCGGATCCTTCGCGCCGCGATCAAGGCCGGGATCGCCCTGGAACACATCGGTGGCGCCCTGGAGGTGCGGGCGGCCGGACGAGACATTGATCAAATCTTGCGGACCCCGGAAGTGAGCGCGGGGGCCTCGAGGGTGGCGGGCCACCCACTCCTGCGCGACTGGGTCAATCAGCAATTGCGGTCCGGGGTGGCGGCGGCCGGGGGAGCGGTCCTGGATGGCCGCGATATCGGCTCTGTCGTCTTTCCGGACGCCCCTCTCAAGGTCTTCCTCACTGCCTCCCCGGAAGCCCGGGCGCTGCGGAGATTGCTGCAGCGGGGCGACCAGGTGGACGCCGGCCAGCTCCTCCGAGAGGCCGCGACCCTGGCCGAGCGCGACCGCCGCGATGCGGCCCGGCCGGTGGCGCCCCTGGTCCAGGCCCCCGACGCCGTCCTGGTCGACAGCACGGCCCTCACGCTGGGCCAGCAGGTCGAGCGAATCGTCGGGCTGGCGCGGGATCGCGGGTTGCTGCCCGCCTGA
- the aroA gene encoding 3-phosphoshikimate 1-carboxyvinyltransferase yields the protein MAPRERVAGSHTVPGDKSITHRALMLAALAPGESRITGALTSLDARSTAAVLRLLGARISPVRTGTSVRVRGNPRFSPPPSALQCGNSGTTTRLMLGLLAGHPFPATLTGDGSLRRRPMRRVTGPLMQMGASIDDGGRDGLPLRITGGSLAPLDWQMPVASAQIKSALLLAGLTGGVEVTLHEPAPTRDHTERLLQHFGFEVASREGILRFAPTGRLVPFELAVPGDPSSAAFLVAAALLAESGEIRITGVGLNPSRIGFLDIMRQMGGRVTAEGVHTPLGEPMGDLVAVASRLSAVDVPAGAIPGVIDEIPILACLAARASGTSRFRSVEELRVKESDRLALMVSNLRAVGVSAAAEGNDLVVVGSEAPLAGRVVTGGDHRIAMAFAVLGRGAGSRIDIDDPACAAVSFPGFADALERLSQVAA from the coding sequence ATGGCCCCTCGGGAACGCGTCGCCGGGTCGCATACTGTCCCCGGTGACAAGAGCATCACGCATCGTGCCCTGATGCTCGCCGCGCTCGCTCCGGGGGAGTCCCGGATCACCGGGGCGCTCACCTCGCTCGACGCGCGCTCGACTGCCGCCGTCCTCCGGCTGCTCGGGGCTCGCATTTCGCCCGTGCGAACCGGAACATCCGTCAGGGTGCGGGGAAACCCACGCTTCTCACCCCCGCCCAGCGCGCTCCAGTGCGGCAATTCCGGGACCACAACCCGCCTGATGCTCGGGCTGCTGGCCGGCCACCCCTTCCCGGCGACGCTGACTGGCGATGGGTCACTTCGCCGCCGGCCCATGCGCAGGGTCACCGGACCCCTGATGCAGATGGGGGCCTCCATCGACGATGGGGGGCGAGACGGCTTGCCGCTCCGGATTACGGGCGGAAGCCTTGCCCCGCTCGATTGGCAGATGCCAGTCGCCTCGGCCCAGATCAAGAGCGCCTTGTTGCTGGCCGGCCTGACCGGCGGCGTGGAAGTCACTCTGCACGAACCGGCTCCCACCCGCGACCACACGGAGCGGCTGCTCCAGCACTTCGGCTTCGAAGTGGCGTCGCGCGAAGGAATCCTGCGCTTCGCCCCGACGGGCCGCCTGGTCCCTTTCGAACTGGCCGTCCCAGGCGACCCCTCCTCGGCCGCCTTCCTCGTCGCGGCCGCCTTGCTGGCCGAGTCGGGTGAGATTCGGATAACCGGCGTCGGGCTGAATCCGTCCAGAATCGGATTCCTCGACATCATGCGACAGATGGGGGGGAGGGTCACGGCGGAGGGGGTCCACACACCGCTTGGGGAACCGATGGGAGATCTGGTTGCCGTCGCTTCCCGGCTCAGTGCCGTCGATGTGCCGGCCGGAGCTATCCCTGGCGTGATAGACGAGATTCCCATTCTGGCATGCCTCGCGGCGAGGGCCTCGGGGACTTCCCGCTTCCGTTCGGTCGAGGAGCTCCGCGTGAAGGAAAGCGATCGATTGGCCTTGATGGTCAGCAACCTGAGAGCGGTCGGGGTCTCCGCAGCCGCAGAAGGGAACGATCTGGTGGTGGTGGGAAGCGAGGCACCTCTCGCCGGCCGGGTGGTCACCGGCGGCGACCACCGGATTGCGATGGCCTTTGCGGTTCTCGGCCGCGGCGCGGGTTCGCGGATCGACATCGACGACCCGGCCTGCGCCGCCGTGTCCTTTCCCGGCTTTGCCGACGCACTCGAGCGGCTGTCACAGGTTGCTGCGTGA
- a CDS encoding ATPase, T2SS/T4P/T4SS family, which yields MTSPATATFPDAWLGAPLVEAGLVPEARLATLAPSGKGRLWTAVVDAGLATDAAIAGLLAAKFRLPVADLSSVDSRAATVLPEAAARKYHVVALSLDEKSVRLATADPNDLSAEQSLGFLTGRDVKMEVASPSAIAEKLDECYRPENSINRLLQGLSPASIELEAQVDVEDRDPALDAPMSKLVDAMIADAVRIGASDVHSEIEGAHVIVRYRVDGILREVMRLPEAAGASLVRRVKIVSGLDVTNSMTPQDGRSSARVDGQQVDLRVATAPVARRGEKLVIRILNKSNLRASIPELHLPPDEEAVLMRMLGHREGMVLVTGPTGSGKTTTLYAVLNHLRTGKVNIVTVEDPVEYDVDGISQMQVNEAQGFTFATALRSVLRQDPDIVLVGEIRDGETATIAIQAGLTGHFVFSTLHTNDAVSAVVRLRDMGVDSFKIGTVLRGILAQRLVRRICERCAEPMPLEEIPEEGRPPASYTGKFTPRRAPGCKACSGSGFKGRVAVMELLPVEGNVGRLIETGAPQNQILEAAVPHGMRTLWQSGLVRFWLGMTSFEEVRRVLGDTDRGASEETTQEAAAMATSKRAPARQPTTTSPDGTGATVLLADDDAQMRRLLRTVLEREGFKVIEATDGLETLEAIDTQGIDLVLLDHDMPRLTGLGVLEELRAQMATSGLPVIMLTARTDDTESQALELGAQDYLTKPVQPRSLVARVKAVLKRTRME from the coding sequence ATGACTTCACCCGCGACTGCGACATTCCCCGACGCCTGGCTTGGCGCGCCTCTAGTCGAGGCCGGCCTCGTTCCCGAGGCTCGACTTGCCACCCTGGCGCCGTCCGGGAAGGGTCGGCTGTGGACAGCAGTCGTTGACGCCGGCCTTGCCACCGATGCCGCGATTGCGGGCCTGCTCGCCGCGAAGTTCCGGTTGCCTGTCGCGGACCTGAGCAGCGTTGATTCACGCGCCGCGACGGTCCTGCCCGAGGCGGCCGCGCGCAAGTACCATGTCGTCGCACTGTCGCTGGACGAGAAGTCGGTCCGTCTTGCCACGGCCGACCCCAATGATCTCTCCGCCGAACAGAGTCTGGGCTTCCTGACCGGTCGTGATGTCAAGATGGAAGTGGCATCTCCGAGCGCGATCGCCGAGAAGCTGGACGAGTGCTACCGCCCGGAAAACAGCATCAATCGATTGCTCCAGGGTCTCTCCCCTGCCTCGATCGAACTCGAAGCCCAGGTGGATGTCGAGGATCGCGATCCGGCCCTCGATGCGCCGATGTCCAAACTGGTGGATGCGATGATCGCTGATGCGGTTCGGATCGGCGCCAGCGATGTGCACAGCGAGATCGAGGGCGCCCACGTCATCGTGCGCTACCGGGTCGACGGCATCCTGCGCGAAGTGATGCGCCTCCCGGAAGCGGCCGGTGCGTCGCTCGTGCGGCGCGTCAAGATCGTTTCGGGCCTCGACGTCACCAACTCGATGACCCCGCAGGATGGTCGCAGTTCGGCGCGTGTCGATGGCCAGCAGGTCGACCTGCGCGTCGCCACGGCACCGGTCGCGCGGCGCGGCGAAAAGCTGGTCATCCGAATCCTCAACAAGTCGAACCTTCGCGCATCGATTCCGGAACTGCATCTTCCTCCCGACGAGGAAGCAGTGCTGATGCGGATGCTCGGCCACCGCGAAGGAATGGTCCTCGTCACCGGACCGACCGGATCGGGCAAGACCACCACGCTCTACGCGGTCCTGAATCACCTGCGCACCGGCAAGGTCAACATCGTCACCGTCGAAGATCCGGTGGAATACGATGTCGACGGCATCTCCCAGATGCAGGTCAATGAAGCGCAGGGCTTCACCTTCGCCACGGCGCTCCGGTCAGTACTGCGTCAGGACCCGGACATCGTTCTCGTCGGTGAAATCCGCGATGGCGAGACGGCGACGATCGCGATCCAGGCGGGACTCACCGGTCACTTCGTCTTCTCGACGCTCCACACCAATGACGCCGTGTCGGCGGTCGTGCGGCTGCGGGACATGGGGGTCGACTCGTTCAAGATCGGCACCGTGCTTCGCGGCATCCTGGCCCAGCGGCTGGTGCGCCGCATCTGCGAGCGCTGCGCCGAACCGATGCCGCTCGAGGAGATCCCGGAGGAAGGGCGGCCACCCGCGAGCTACACAGGCAAGTTCACGCCGCGCCGCGCGCCCGGATGCAAGGCCTGCAGCGGCAGCGGATTCAAGGGACGAGTCGCGGTGATGGAGCTGTTGCCGGTCGAGGGAAATGTCGGCCGGCTCATCGAGACTGGCGCTCCGCAAAACCAGATTCTCGAAGCGGCGGTGCCGCACGGGATGCGCACTCTCTGGCAAAGCGGCCTGGTGCGCTTCTGGCTCGGCATGACTTCGTTCGAAGAGGTGCGCCGCGTACTCGGCGACACCGACCGCGGCGCCAGCGAAGAGACGACGCAGGAGGCCGCGGCGATGGCCACCAGCAAACGGGCGCCAGCGCGTCAACCGACCACGACGTCACCCGATGGTACCGGTGCCACCGTATTGCTGGCCGACGACGATGCGCAGATGCGCCGACTCCTTCGCACCGTGCTCGAACGGGAAGGTTTCAAGGTGATCGAGGCGACCGATGGCCTCGAAACACTCGAGGCGATCGACACGCAGGGCATCGACCTCGTGCTGCTTGACCATGACATGCCGCGACTGACCGGGCTGGGCGTGCTCGAAGAACTGCGGGCACAGATGGCAACGTCGGGACTGCCGGTCATCATGCTCACAGCGCGTACCGACGATACTGAAAGCCAGGCGCTCGAACTCGGCGCCCAGGACTACCTCACGAAGCCCGTTCAACCGCGGTCGCTCGTGGCCCGCGTGAAGGCCGTGCTCAAGCGCACAAGGATGGAGTGA
- a CDS encoding response regulator, which yields MAKILIVEDSPDNMKLFRTLLVLKGHEVHGLPGGEELFSTLSAGLPELVLMDIQMPGKDGFALLAEIRASEFRDLRVIALTAHAMSGDREKAMSAGFDGYITKPIDIRLFPEQVLKALAGESPQDG from the coding sequence GTGGCGAAGATCCTGATCGTGGAAGACAGCCCCGACAACATGAAGCTCTTCCGCACGCTGCTCGTGCTGAAGGGACACGAAGTCCACGGCTTGCCAGGCGGCGAGGAGTTGTTCAGCACGCTGTCGGCCGGGCTCCCGGAGCTCGTCCTGATGGATATCCAGATGCCGGGCAAGGACGGCTTTGCGCTGCTCGCAGAAATCCGCGCATCGGAATTCCGCGACCTTCGCGTCATTGCGCTGACTGCCCACGCCATGTCTGGTGATCGGGAAAAGGCCATGTCGGCCGGGTTCGATGGCTACATCACCAAGCCGATCGACATCCGGCTCTTCCCGGAACAGGTGCTCAAGGCGCTCGCGGGAGAATCGCCGCAGGATGGCTAA
- a CDS encoding prepilin-type N-terminal cleavage/methylation domain-containing protein, translating into MRNARRGFTLIELLTVITIIGILVTIAFPKVQATKMRAIKASMISDLRNLVSAQEAFFSTYADYAGSVTAGPEVPGSPLSSGVLSFRLSPGNVLSLTRKNPNSATGAGWVATITNPGITAAGFTTCGSYVGSPTYAPNAAVTREGTPACY; encoded by the coding sequence ATGCGGAACGCGCGGCGGGGATTCACGCTGATCGAACTGCTCACCGTGATCACTATTATCGGCATTCTGGTCACCATCGCCTTCCCGAAGGTGCAGGCGACCAAGATGCGGGCGATCAAGGCGTCAATGATCTCGGATCTGCGAAATCTTGTGAGCGCACAGGAAGCGTTCTTTTCCACCTATGCTGACTACGCGGGGAGTGTCACCGCCGGTCCTGAAGTGCCCGGGTCGCCCTTGTCGAGTGGGGTGCTCTCCTTCCGGCTCAGTCCCGGGAACGTCCTCTCCCTGACGCGAAAGAATCCCAACAGCGCGACCGGAGCGGGCTGGGTCGCAACGATCACGAACCCGGGCATCACCGCCGCTGGCTTCACCACATGTGGGTCATACGTCGGCTCGCCGACCTACGCGCCGAACGCGGCGGTCACGCGTGAGGGAACACCAGCGTGTTACTGA